A window of the Nisaea acidiphila genome harbors these coding sequences:
- a CDS encoding RNA polymerase sigma factor, with protein sequence MRQDEREFADWTALATQAQSGDREALEALIRSSQDQIYGLALRFLANQDDARDATQDILILLITRLSNFEGRSSFRTWAFRIAVNHLLRSRKVRARSQSLSFAAFEEDLHTGLSDQAGPGADHTAMIGELRIACTMAMLLCLDVEQRMAFVLGEILELDHREAANILAIEPATYRKRLSRARSAVIGFSGRVCGNVSESARCSCDRRVPEALRLGRIHPSAPLTRSAGDAGLGAILEQTRGMERNLKALCQMKSPARFTAPDDLADIVRSAVDAPHTH encoded by the coding sequence GAAAGAGAGTTCGCAGACTGGACAGCGCTCGCGACCCAAGCGCAATCCGGGGACCGGGAGGCGCTTGAGGCGTTGATCCGCAGCAGCCAGGATCAGATCTACGGCCTCGCCCTGCGCTTTCTCGCAAACCAGGATGACGCCCGGGACGCTACCCAGGACATTCTCATCCTCCTGATCACCCGGCTCTCCAATTTCGAGGGGCGGAGCAGCTTCCGGACCTGGGCTTTCCGGATCGCGGTCAACCACCTGCTACGGTCGCGCAAGGTGCGAGCACGGAGCCAAAGCCTGAGCTTCGCAGCCTTCGAGGAGGACCTACATACCGGCCTTTCGGATCAGGCCGGCCCCGGCGCGGACCACACCGCCATGATCGGCGAGCTTCGCATCGCATGCACCATGGCGATGCTTCTCTGCCTCGACGTGGAGCAGCGGATGGCCTTCGTGCTTGGAGAGATCCTCGAGCTGGATCACCGGGAGGCCGCCAATATTCTCGCGATCGAACCCGCAACCTATCGCAAGCGCCTCTCCCGTGCCCGTTCCGCAGTCATCGGCTTCTCGGGCCGGGTCTGCGGCAATGTCTCGGAGAGCGCCCGTTGCAGCTGCGACCGGCGCGTCCCGGAGGCGCTTCGGCTCGGTCGCATCCACCCGTCCGCCCCGCTCACCCGAAGTGCCGGGGACGCAGGTCTCGGCGCGATCCTCGAACAGACGCGCGGCATGGAGCGGAACCTGAAGGCGCTCTGCCAGATGAAGAGTCCCGCCCGCTTCACCGCGCCGGACGATCTGGCGGATATCGTCCGCTCCGCGGTCGACGCCCCCCACACCCACTGA
- a CDS encoding YybH family protein encodes MENQNAVLNTILTMTANLEKGDLDGVMAAYEPDAAILFEPNTPVADAALSRQIFSELAAANPSVSYGEHEVYVAGDIAIHLAPWSMKGESPAGDPVAMGGLTVAVLRRQPDGKWLMVLDNPHGAHALSAANAH; translated from the coding sequence ATGGAAAACCAGAACGCTGTCCTGAACACCATCCTCACGATGACCGCGAACCTCGAGAAAGGAGATCTCGACGGAGTTATGGCGGCCTACGAGCCGGACGCCGCCATTCTCTTCGAGCCGAATACCCCCGTCGCGGACGCCGCATTGTCGCGGCAGATCTTCTCCGAGCTGGCCGCAGCCAACCCGTCAGTCAGCTACGGTGAGCACGAGGTCTATGTTGCCGGCGACATCGCCATCCATCTCGCCCCCTGGTCGATGAAGGGCGAGAGTCCCGCAGGCGATCCGGTTGCGATGGGAGGCCTTACAGTTGCAGTGCTGCGCCGGCAGCCCGACGGCAAGTGGCTCATGGTGCTGGACAATCCGCACGGAGCGCATGCGCTCTCCGCGGCGAACGCGCACTAA
- a CDS encoding Lrp/AsnC family transcriptional regulator: MDAIDEKLIAALRRNGRSGISELADLLGVSRATVRSRIERLERDGQILGYTVVLRGDAQELPVRGIMLIEIEGRGTENVVRQLTGIGAVGAIHSTNGRWDLIAEIGAETLADFDDVLRRIRLIDGIANSETNLLLATRRSARAARRN, encoded by the coding sequence ATGGATGCGATTGACGAGAAGCTGATTGCCGCGCTCCGGCGCAATGGCCGCTCCGGGATCTCGGAACTTGCGGATCTGCTCGGGGTTTCCCGGGCGACGGTGCGGAGCCGCATTGAGCGTCTGGAGCGGGACGGGCAGATCCTCGGCTATACCGTGGTGCTGCGGGGCGATGCGCAGGAATTGCCGGTGCGCGGTATCATGCTGATCGAGATCGAGGGGCGGGGAACCGAGAATGTGGTGCGCCAGCTGACCGGCATCGGTGCGGTCGGCGCGATCCACTCGACGAACGGCCGGTGGGACCTGATCGCCGAAATCGGGGCCGAGACGTTGGCCGATTTCGACGACGTGCTCCGCCGCATCCGGCTGATCGACGGAATCGCGAATTCGGAGACCAATCTACTGCTCGCAACCCGGCGCAGCGCCCGCGCCGCCCGCCGGAACTGA